The genomic window AGCATTCTTGGTATATCCTTCACATTGAGATCCTTTAGAACCACAAAATTGATCTTCACAGGAGTAAGTTTTGCATCGTTGGCTGACCTCACAGCTTCGATAACGCGCTTCAGCATCCATGTTCCGGTTATGAAATGAAATCTCTCATCATCCGGCGAGTGCAATGATATATTGACCCTATCGAGGCCAGCCGCCTTGAGATCCTTGGCAATCTTTGGAAGCATTGTGCCGTTGGTTGTCATAGATATATTCCCATTAATGTGCCTTCTGATCCTCTCTATTATCTCAACAATATCTGGCCTGAGAGTTGGTTCTCCGCCAGTTATCTTGATCTTGTTCACTCCAAAATCATGCGATATCTTCACTATTCTTTCGATCTCGTCCGGTGTAAGTTCCTCGCCGTTGATATCAGTACCCTCCATATGACAGAAGAAACATTTGAAATTGCACGTAGTGTTAAGCTGGATTCTGAGACTTAACACCGGCCTTCCGTATCTGTCAAATAATGGCATTTGAAATATAGAGTGATTTATCGTTAATAACCTTATCCTGAATCGAAGACGACAAATTTGAATCTTGTACCTGAAGTTCACATAACTTGAAATTCGGTACTGTTATAAACAAAATTGGAAGTTCGAGGGAAACGGCAAAAACTCTTACCTTTAAGGAAAAATATACTAATTGGTCTCAATGGATGGATTTATAGATTCTCTCTGCAATTCTCTTTTTTACTCCAAGAAAAACAGGTGGTATAATTCGTGAACAATATCGGTGCGATCCGAATTTACATCTGCAGATATCGTGATGTATGGACTATACAGGATATACCAACACAGGCAGATATATCCTTATTGAAAGGAAGTACGAAGATTCAGATGAGGAGTAGATCACCCGGTGAAGAGCCATGGCTTAGATTTCCAAGCATCTTCTTTCGTAACATTGCCATCTAATGATCGTCAATTCGATTCCAAAGG from Thermoplasma sp. Kam2015 includes these protein-coding regions:
- the moaA gene encoding GTP 3',8-cyclase MoaA is translated as MPLFDRYGRPVLSLRIQLNTTCNFKCFFCHMEGTDINGEELTPDEIERIVKISHDFGVNKIKITGGEPTLRPDIVEIIERIRRHINGNISMTTNGTMLPKIAKDLKAAGLDRVNISLHSPDDERFHFITGTWMLKRVIEAVRSANDAKLTPVKINFVVLKDLNVKDIPRMLEIAAENNAILQLIEYETDREGESSEEYRKYHVSLNPIEEEIRKRSIGVEYNDLHNRPRYLIRSDAGLVKVEFVKPQRNPDFCAHCTRLRITSRGEFKTCLMRSDTNIPFKGITEENVLKDLFRKAVALREPYWKPGDEQPIEESDNGEILDLK